From the Stigmatella erecta genome, one window contains:
- a CDS encoding prohead protease/major capsid protein fusion protein, whose protein sequence is MDATKVTPGVGTRAAVAELVPSSLDEATRTVEVVFATGHRVKRFSWDGPFFEELSLDPAHVRMGRLSSGRAPVLNSHNVYSPTAHVGVVERAWISNGEGRAVLRFARDDDESERVWNKVRQGILRSVSVGYSVHKAIQTEKGEGQPPVFRVVDWEPLEISPVAIPADPQSIIRSNPTHEGTRMTLPNEKTQHETPEEIRALERQRCGDITTLVRRAQLPETLAEQLINSGAALEAARAQVLEALVQRSEATPVNEYAPAHDYEIRGQRGAHGDFIEAASDALVMRAGITVKKPHAAAGDLHRTSVLEMARTALSRSGGKSAPELVGMRLIQRSMSTSDFPLLLENSIRKSIGAGYEEEPATFREWTSSDTVPDFRPVLRPVLSSVPELMPVSELGEYKSGPMSEAAATYRVSKYGVAIHLSWELLLNDDLGAWLRVQPGLGQVARRKEADLLYGLFAENGGAGPTMADGKALFHADHKNIAPVAGQLDATSLDSARLLLRRQTALGGGQLSAAPRFLICGPELEGAAERVLALGSRPQSAGLDSAQPTWVSSLVPIIENRLGGTAFYIASAPGKPVDGLVVARLAENEGGPYIEREDAFIRDATSWKCRHVVGVKALDFRSLVKVPITQ, encoded by the coding sequence ATGGACGCAACCAAAGTCACCCCCGGCGTCGGCACCCGCGCAGCTGTCGCGGAACTCGTGCCGTCTTCGCTGGATGAAGCCACGCGCACCGTCGAAGTCGTCTTCGCCACGGGCCACCGTGTGAAGCGCTTCAGCTGGGATGGGCCGTTCTTCGAGGAGTTGAGCCTTGACCCCGCGCACGTCCGCATGGGGCGCCTCTCCTCGGGCCGCGCGCCCGTGCTGAACAGCCACAACGTCTACAGCCCGACGGCCCACGTCGGTGTGGTGGAGCGCGCGTGGATCTCCAACGGCGAGGGGCGCGCGGTGCTGCGCTTCGCCCGCGACGACGACGAGTCGGAGCGGGTGTGGAACAAGGTCCGGCAGGGCATCCTGCGCAGCGTGAGCGTGGGCTACTCGGTTCACAAGGCCATCCAGACGGAGAAGGGCGAGGGGCAGCCTCCGGTTTTTCGTGTCGTCGATTGGGAGCCCCTGGAGATCTCCCCCGTCGCAATCCCTGCGGACCCACAGAGCATCATCCGAAGTAACCCCACCCATGAAGGAACGCGCATGACCCTGCCGAACGAGAAGACCCAGCACGAGACCCCCGAGGAGATCCGCGCCCTGGAGCGCCAGCGGTGCGGCGATATCACGACGCTGGTGCGCCGCGCCCAACTGCCCGAGACGCTGGCGGAGCAGTTGATCAACTCGGGAGCGGCGCTGGAGGCCGCCCGCGCCCAGGTGCTGGAGGCGCTGGTTCAGCGCTCCGAGGCGACGCCGGTCAACGAATACGCCCCGGCCCACGACTACGAGATCCGCGGTCAGCGCGGCGCCCACGGTGACTTCATCGAGGCCGCCAGCGATGCTCTCGTGATGCGCGCTGGCATTACCGTGAAGAAGCCGCACGCCGCCGCGGGGGACCTGCACCGCACGTCCGTGCTGGAGATGGCGCGCACCGCGCTGTCCCGCTCGGGCGGAAAGAGCGCCCCCGAGCTGGTGGGGATGCGGCTGATCCAGCGGTCCATGTCAACCAGTGACTTCCCGCTTCTGCTGGAGAACTCCATCCGCAAGAGCATCGGCGCTGGTTACGAGGAGGAGCCCGCCACCTTCCGTGAGTGGACCTCCTCCGACACGGTGCCCGACTTCAGGCCCGTGTTGCGCCCGGTGCTCTCCTCAGTCCCCGAGCTGATGCCTGTTTCCGAGCTGGGAGAGTACAAGTCCGGCCCCATGTCCGAGGCCGCCGCGACTTACCGGGTCTCGAAGTACGGCGTGGCGATCCATCTGAGCTGGGAGCTCCTGCTCAACGACGACCTGGGGGCTTGGCTCCGCGTGCAGCCTGGGCTGGGCCAGGTCGCGCGCCGAAAGGAGGCCGACCTGCTCTATGGTCTCTTCGCGGAGAACGGCGGAGCGGGCCCTACGATGGCGGACGGGAAGGCCCTCTTCCACGCGGATCACAAGAACATCGCGCCCGTGGCCGGGCAACTGGATGCCACCTCGCTCGACTCGGCCCGGCTCCTGCTGCGCCGTCAGACCGCGCTGGGCGGTGGCCAGCTCTCTGCGGCCCCGCGCTTCCTGATCTGCGGCCCGGAGTTGGAGGGCGCCGCGGAGCGCGTCCTCGCCCTCGGCAGCCGCCCCCAGTCCGCCGGGTTGGACTCGGCCCAGCCCACCTGGGTGTCCAGCCTGGTGCCCATCATCGAGAACCGGCTCGGCGGCACCGCGTTCTACATCGCCAGCGCGCCGGGCAAGCCCGTGGACGGCTTGGTGGTTGCGCGTCTGGCAGAGAACGAGGGCGGCCCGTACATTGAGCGTGAGGACGCGTTCATCCGGGACGCCACCTCCTGGAAGTGCCGCCATGTGGTGGGCGTCAAGGCGCTCGACTTCCGGTCTTTGGTGAAGGTGCCCATCACCCAGTGA
- a CDS encoding VapE domain-containing protein → MESASLYAERLGWAVVPIHSLRSDGACSCAKGPACGKSAAKHPRLNDWVAQATEDLQRVAEWQAAWPTGNIGIATGEVSGFFALDVDPDKGGFESLARLEAEHGKLPRTVQQRTGSGGAHYLFLMPEGVELTNTAGRLGPGLDTRGNGGQIVVAPSRSAKGQYAWVNSPWDTDVAEAPAWLLSLLRRPSARSTSAAQGATARGYFPPASPAVLQSAREALEEHGPAPARENGEGGGQHTIQAAAILTHDFALSEEEAWPLLCEWNESNPTPWDTEISGPEGLRERLRRGAKYGKAEYGCRRSMDAVAAARKRIEDWRAAGPHTDEGMQQLVESIRPLAAISGDPTKHAIIQKELAGATGLGVKALGLPRPVKPAVPRVVSTEAASLTAYGLMLGPGGAAHSNMDNAVRVLEHEKKPIYFEEFSQRIMFDGREWSDADDLELMRHMQASLGLAKMTQQTVRQAVEHYAQARSRDVVKEAFVGLVWDCTPRLDGFLSRVYGTPDSAYTRAVSANFWKGLVARATRPGCKLDTMVVLEGAQGIRKSTSLQEIVTAHFFAEASESPSTKDFFMLLQGKLLVEVGEMDSFSRADVAAVKRVLSCATDRYRAPYARTSKDYPRRGVFAGTTNRSDWARDETGARRFWPVACVRADVEYIRANRLQLFAEALARVEAGESWHEVPETEARQEQEKRRPGDPWETHIAQFLAETVPQAATVRVPDVLSGALGLERHRQDKHAEMRAAAILACLGWHKRDVWADGRKQRVWERPAV, encoded by the coding sequence ATGGAGTCGGCTTCCCTGTACGCCGAGCGCCTGGGCTGGGCCGTGGTGCCCATCCACTCCCTGCGCTCCGACGGCGCCTGCAGCTGCGCGAAGGGCCCCGCCTGTGGCAAGAGCGCGGCCAAGCACCCCCGGCTGAACGACTGGGTCGCCCAGGCCACCGAGGACTTGCAACGCGTTGCCGAGTGGCAGGCCGCGTGGCCTACCGGGAACATCGGTATCGCCACCGGAGAAGTCTCCGGGTTCTTCGCCCTGGACGTGGACCCGGACAAGGGGGGCTTCGAGTCGCTCGCGCGCCTGGAGGCCGAACACGGGAAGCTGCCACGCACGGTGCAGCAGCGCACAGGCTCTGGGGGCGCGCACTACCTCTTCCTGATGCCCGAGGGTGTGGAGCTCACGAACACTGCGGGGCGCCTGGGCCCCGGCCTCGACACGCGCGGCAACGGAGGCCAGATTGTGGTGGCCCCGTCGCGGTCTGCCAAGGGGCAGTACGCCTGGGTCAACTCGCCCTGGGACACAGACGTTGCCGAGGCGCCCGCGTGGCTGCTCAGCCTCCTTCGGCGTCCGTCCGCGCGGAGCACCTCTGCTGCACAGGGCGCGACTGCACGGGGCTACTTCCCGCCGGCCTCGCCTGCTGTCCTGCAGTCCGCGCGGGAGGCGCTGGAAGAGCACGGTCCGGCGCCCGCGCGAGAGAACGGGGAGGGTGGGGGGCAGCACACCATCCAGGCGGCGGCCATCCTCACGCACGACTTCGCCCTGAGCGAGGAGGAAGCCTGGCCTCTCCTGTGCGAGTGGAACGAGAGCAACCCCACCCCCTGGGACACGGAAATCTCTGGCCCGGAGGGACTGCGCGAGCGGCTCCGCCGGGGCGCCAAGTACGGCAAGGCCGAGTACGGGTGCCGAAGGTCCATGGACGCCGTTGCGGCTGCGCGGAAGCGCATCGAGGACTGGCGCGCCGCAGGGCCCCACACCGACGAGGGCATGCAGCAACTTGTGGAGTCCATCCGCCCCCTGGCCGCCATCTCCGGCGACCCCACGAAGCACGCCATCATCCAGAAGGAGCTCGCGGGCGCCACGGGGTTGGGCGTCAAGGCCCTGGGCCTGCCGCGCCCCGTGAAGCCTGCGGTGCCTCGTGTCGTATCCACGGAGGCGGCGAGCTTGACGGCTTACGGATTGATGCTGGGTCCGGGGGGAGCTGCGCACTCCAACATGGACAACGCCGTGCGAGTGCTGGAGCACGAGAAGAAGCCAATCTACTTCGAGGAGTTCAGCCAGCGCATCATGTTCGATGGGCGGGAATGGTCCGACGCGGACGACCTGGAGTTGATGCGGCACATGCAAGCCTCGCTGGGGCTGGCGAAGATGACCCAGCAGACCGTGAGGCAGGCGGTGGAGCACTACGCGCAGGCTCGGTCTAGAGACGTAGTGAAGGAAGCCTTCGTCGGGCTCGTCTGGGACTGCACGCCCCGCCTGGATGGCTTCCTGTCGCGCGTCTACGGGACGCCGGACAGCGCATACACGCGGGCTGTGAGCGCCAACTTCTGGAAGGGGCTCGTAGCCCGCGCTACCCGCCCCGGTTGCAAGCTGGACACCATGGTTGTCTTGGAGGGAGCCCAGGGCATCCGCAAGAGCACGAGCCTGCAAGAGATCGTCACGGCGCACTTCTTCGCGGAGGCGTCGGAGAGTCCCAGTACGAAGGATTTCTTCATGCTGCTGCAAGGGAAGCTCCTCGTGGAGGTGGGCGAGATGGACAGCTTCAGCCGGGCGGACGTGGCTGCGGTCAAGCGGGTGCTGAGCTGCGCCACGGACAGGTACCGCGCGCCCTACGCACGCACGAGCAAGGACTACCCGCGCCGCGGGGTGTTCGCCGGGACCACGAACCGAAGCGACTGGGCTCGAGACGAGACTGGCGCCCGGCGCTTTTGGCCTGTCGCGTGCGTCCGGGCGGACGTGGAATACATTCGGGCCAACCGGCTCCAGCTCTTTGCCGAAGCCCTCGCGCGCGTCGAAGCCGGGGAGAGCTGGCACGAGGTGCCCGAGACAGAAGCCAGGCAGGAGCAGGAGAAGCGGCGCCCGGGTGATCCCTGGGAGACCCACATTGCTCAGTTCCTTGCCGAGACGGTCCCCCAAGCGGCCACCGTGCGTGTCCCTGACGTTCTGTCGGGCGCCCTGGGTCTTGAGAGGCACCGGCAGGACAAACACGCGGAGATGCGCGCCGCAGCAATCCTTGCTTGTCTCGGTTGGCACAAGCGGGACGTGTGGGCTGATGGGCGTAAGCAGCGGGTGTGGGAGCGGCCTGCGGTGTAA
- a CDS encoding toxin-antitoxin system YwqK family antitoxin — protein MFFSKPSRSLVMVLAVAAAPAAFAGDTVRLNCPAGTVRKEHKKEAVYCVKAQAEAGEPKNHGPYVDLHPNGKKMAEGQYQDGFRSGLWTFWDANGAKAGETNFSGGSYHGTRIEYHANGQKKTEQQWNQGKREGLSVAYSEDGQKVAETQFQSDRVVKEQRFENGKPVASK, from the coding sequence ATGTTTTTCAGCAAGCCTTCTCGTTCCCTGGTCATGGTCCTTGCCGTCGCTGCCGCTCCTGCCGCCTTCGCCGGAGACACCGTGCGGCTCAACTGCCCCGCGGGAACAGTGCGCAAGGAGCACAAGAAGGAGGCCGTCTACTGCGTGAAGGCGCAGGCGGAAGCCGGCGAGCCCAAGAACCACGGGCCCTATGTGGACCTCCACCCCAATGGGAAGAAGATGGCCGAGGGCCAGTACCAGGACGGCTTCCGTTCTGGCCTCTGGACCTTCTGGGACGCCAACGGTGCGAAGGCCGGAGAGACGAACTTCTCGGGCGGCAGCTACCACGGCACCCGCATCGAGTATCACGCCAACGGTCAGAAGAAGACCGAGCAGCAGTGGAACCAGGGGAAGCGTGAGGGGCTCTCCGTCGCCTACTCCGAGGATGGTCAGAAGGTGGCCGAGACGCAGTTCCAATCCGACCGCGTGGTGAAGGAGCAGCGGTTCGAGAACGGGAAGCCGGTCGCCAGCAAGTAG
- the gltJ gene encoding adventurous gliding motility protein GltJ, with the protein MRFVCDSCRAQYMISDDKVGAKGVKVRCKKCGHVILVRPDGATAPQADEAQETPAANAASNGGMNSPAAGLPASLGTPPEGGLFTDVEEDEIGAVFDQVLNSGSNKIPSGDSAGGEAKASAAAVRKLAEAESEPDEPQASSAPAHEWFVAIDEKQVGPLTVEKVKDYWDRGEVGPDSLCWRQGFSDWIPLSDATELAPALAPRPAKPVIVAPAAMGQSSSTPAPVESAFSAGGSSKGARAEIPPAPALGAEPPSSGWKPSAASVLASLVKEENDALSKPPKPAPVAEKPAAAGLLDLPPPEAAPAARATPMMAAAPEHAPQPAPMPYAPPPAAPAYAQPAPAYPQPAYAPAGYPQPGYGGYPPPPAPAQQGGSKTGLIAGIAVAAIAVVGVGLFFALKPSEQPATPPPVAAAQPAATKPPEPAAPPPAAQTPPAVAAAAPAAPTAPATAPSAPAAAATPPAVAAVTPPPPAAVEPAAAKPAEPARTEPAVARQEPARTASKPRPSQSEPVASVSRSKPEPAPSDDDFDALFGSSKKAEPKKAAESTPSTYIPPAPGSGGSVREQLAQSDVMEVVLANRPAIVKCVNEQKKREPGSSGKLVMRWVIQTSGRTTAVAVRTEEFRKTYLATCISGLIKGWTFPKHRKQGDPIDFPFTF; encoded by the coding sequence ATGCGTTTCGTCTGCGACAGCTGCCGCGCGCAGTACATGATTAGCGACGACAAGGTTGGCGCGAAGGGCGTCAAGGTTCGTTGCAAGAAGTGCGGCCATGTCATCCTGGTGCGTCCTGATGGCGCCACGGCGCCCCAGGCTGATGAGGCCCAGGAGACGCCCGCGGCGAATGCCGCGAGCAATGGGGGGATGAACTCCCCGGCCGCCGGATTGCCCGCCTCGTTGGGAACGCCGCCTGAGGGCGGTCTCTTCACGGACGTGGAAGAGGACGAGATCGGCGCCGTCTTCGACCAGGTGCTCAACTCGGGCTCGAACAAGATCCCCTCGGGGGATTCCGCGGGCGGCGAGGCCAAGGCCTCGGCGGCGGCGGTGCGCAAGCTGGCGGAGGCCGAGTCGGAGCCCGATGAGCCGCAGGCCTCTTCCGCGCCCGCGCACGAGTGGTTCGTCGCCATCGACGAGAAGCAGGTGGGTCCGCTCACCGTGGAGAAGGTGAAGGACTACTGGGACCGCGGCGAGGTGGGGCCGGACAGCCTGTGCTGGCGTCAGGGCTTCAGTGATTGGATTCCGCTCTCCGATGCGACGGAGCTGGCCCCGGCGCTGGCGCCGCGCCCCGCCAAGCCGGTCATCGTCGCGCCCGCGGCGATGGGCCAGTCGTCGTCCACGCCCGCACCGGTGGAGTCCGCGTTCAGCGCGGGAGGCTCCTCGAAGGGCGCCCGGGCGGAGATTCCCCCGGCCCCGGCGCTGGGCGCCGAGCCGCCCTCCTCGGGCTGGAAGCCCTCCGCCGCGAGCGTGCTGGCCTCGCTGGTGAAGGAGGAGAACGACGCGCTGTCCAAGCCGCCCAAGCCCGCGCCGGTGGCGGAGAAGCCCGCGGCCGCGGGGCTGCTGGATCTGCCTCCTCCCGAGGCCGCGCCGGCCGCACGGGCCACCCCGATGATGGCGGCGGCCCCCGAGCATGCGCCCCAGCCTGCGCCGATGCCCTATGCGCCCCCGCCCGCGGCGCCGGCGTACGCGCAGCCGGCGCCGGCGTACCCGCAGCCTGCCTACGCGCCCGCGGGCTATCCCCAGCCGGGGTACGGGGGGTATCCGCCTCCGCCTGCTCCCGCGCAGCAGGGAGGCAGCAAGACGGGGCTGATCGCGGGAATCGCGGTGGCGGCCATCGCGGTCGTGGGCGTGGGGCTCTTCTTCGCCCTCAAGCCCTCGGAGCAGCCCGCGACGCCTCCGCCCGTGGCGGCGGCTCAGCCTGCTGCCACGAAGCCCCCGGAGCCCGCGGCGCCGCCTCCCGCCGCCCAGACGCCCCCCGCGGTCGCGGCAGCGGCACCGGCGGCGCCCACGGCACCGGCCACGGCGCCCTCGGCTCCGGCTGCGGCGGCGACCCCTCCCGCCGTGGCGGCGGTGACGCCTCCGCCCCCGGCAGCGGTCGAGCCCGCCGCGGCGAAGCCCGCGGAGCCCGCGAGGACCGAGCCCGCCGTGGCGCGCCAGGAGCCTGCCCGGACGGCCAGCAAGCCGCGTCCGAGCCAGAGCGAGCCGGTGGCGAGCGTCTCGCGCTCGAAGCCCGAGCCTGCTCCTTCGGATGACGACTTCGACGCGCTGTTCGGCTCGTCGAAGAAGGCGGAGCCGAAGAAGGCGGCCGAGAGCACGCCTTCGACGTACATCCCTCCGGCGCCGGGAAGCGGCGGGAGCGTGCGTGAGCAGCTGGCTCAGTCCGACGTGATGGAAGTGGTGCTCGCGAACCGGCCCGCCATCGTGAAGTGCGTGAACGAGCAGAAGAAGCGGGAGCCTGGCAGCAGCGGCAAGCTGGTGATGCGCTGGGTGATCCAGACGAGCGGCAGGACGACCGCGGTGGCGGTGCGGACCGAGGAGTTCCGCAAGACGTACCTGGCGACGTGCATCTCGGGACTCATCAAGGGATGGACGTTCCCGAAACACCGGAAGCAAGGGGATCCCATCGATTTCCCGTTCACCTTCTGA
- a CDS encoding tyrosine-type recombinase/integrase — translation MPSDRSRRWDGGYITPAGVFVIYKRVCGKLYEVSTRATSSRAANEHLVRFQVSPEGYKPEGEAPRGALLLDQELGRAFLFWSRDEKGNTVKWVKDQQRALAWWEGRLSGVDLRTLKTSRILTELDGATGRKQLIATLKTFYAWLRTERHLITTAEDPTFGQVKVPQAQPKQLEKIKAIGREEYERALTALEGWPRDALEVLGGTGWHVTELERFAKTGDIEAHPLSGAPVLVCPQTKGGAPLRTQVSPAVAAAAKRLRDRGGVDYFRFRDALKGVGATFNPGFLRHSVATWAINAGADPASVAAFLGHKSSATTKRFYATHAVPAKVPTLADMEPKQKAESAA, via the coding sequence GTGCCGTCAGATAGGTCGCGCCGCTGGGACGGCGGGTACATCACGCCCGCCGGGGTTTTCGTCATCTACAAGCGGGTCTGCGGCAAGCTCTACGAGGTGAGCACCCGGGCGACCTCAAGCCGGGCCGCCAACGAGCACCTGGTGAGGTTCCAGGTCAGCCCCGAGGGGTATAAGCCAGAGGGAGAGGCCCCACGAGGCGCTCTTCTGCTCGACCAAGAGCTCGGTAGAGCGTTCCTTTTCTGGAGCCGGGACGAGAAGGGCAACACGGTAAAGTGGGTGAAGGACCAGCAGCGGGCGCTCGCCTGGTGGGAGGGTCGCCTGTCAGGCGTGGACCTCCGCACGCTGAAGACCTCGCGCATCCTGACGGAGCTCGATGGAGCGACGGGCCGTAAGCAGCTGATCGCCACGCTCAAGACGTTCTATGCGTGGCTGCGCACCGAGCGGCATCTCATCACCACGGCGGAAGATCCGACCTTCGGCCAGGTGAAGGTGCCCCAGGCCCAGCCGAAGCAGCTGGAGAAGATCAAGGCGATTGGTCGCGAGGAGTACGAGCGCGCGTTGACCGCGCTTGAGGGATGGCCTCGCGACGCGCTCGAGGTGCTTGGTGGTACCGGCTGGCACGTCACAGAGCTGGAGCGATTCGCCAAGACGGGCGACATCGAGGCGCACCCCCTGAGCGGGGCGCCCGTCTTGGTGTGCCCGCAGACGAAGGGTGGAGCTCCGCTCCGGACGCAGGTCAGTCCGGCTGTCGCCGCAGCAGCGAAGAGGCTTCGGGACCGCGGCGGGGTGGACTACTTCCGGTTCCGGGATGCACTCAAGGGGGTCGGTGCGACGTTCAACCCCGGATTCTTGAGGCATTCCGTCGCCACGTGGGCAATCAATGCGGGGGCGGACCCGGCGAGTGTGGCGGCGTTCCTGGGACACAAGAGCTCGGCTACCACCAAACGCTTTTACGCCACGCATGCCGTACCGGCGAAGGTCCCGACGCTGGCGGACATGGAGCCGAAGCAGAAGGCGGAGAGTGCAGCGTGA
- a CDS encoding TIGR04552 family protein, which yields MKVASLVPQIPDLPVRTVAEMGLRELERLRLILRGGSVIDWRRMHFQSRDEVDHFLRLCQIDTSRPYDEAWARTVLGDAVEYLRKTFDYRVAEVVAQPEEIHDLFLFASGVKGPPKYRRIACIVLKVMHVIQHIEGRDLLFRLAVSEADLANLVMSKVLGVAQDIKAKGLPVVEFAHSIKTRDSLVTKLIAKKETVAAQVYDRTRFRIITKSREDILPILYLLIQRLFPFNFVVPGQTDNSLMPFKTVLAENPHFEHFAAQLHLDRDYEAREDPAANQFSGNTYRALNFVVDMPLRMDGFLPAPEEDNRPRKGRIVFTLVEFQIVDEETSLLNEEGDNAHKLYKRRQKRRVLRRLARGLVVPKRK from the coding sequence GTGAAGGTCGCCTCTCTCGTCCCCCAAATCCCGGATCTCCCGGTCCGCACCGTGGCGGAGATGGGGCTGCGGGAGCTGGAGCGCCTCCGGCTGATCCTCCGGGGCGGCTCGGTCATCGACTGGCGGCGAATGCACTTCCAGTCCCGCGACGAGGTCGACCACTTCCTCCGGCTGTGCCAGATCGACACCTCCCGGCCGTATGACGAGGCGTGGGCCCGGACGGTGCTGGGGGATGCGGTCGAGTACCTCCGGAAGACGTTCGACTACCGCGTCGCGGAAGTCGTGGCTCAGCCAGAGGAGATCCATGATCTCTTCCTGTTCGCCTCGGGGGTGAAGGGGCCCCCCAAGTACCGCCGGATCGCCTGCATCGTGCTGAAGGTCATGCACGTCATCCAGCACATCGAGGGGCGGGACCTGCTCTTCCGGCTGGCGGTGTCCGAGGCGGATCTGGCGAACCTGGTGATGTCCAAGGTGCTGGGAGTCGCTCAGGACATCAAGGCCAAGGGGCTGCCCGTCGTGGAGTTCGCGCACTCCATCAAGACGCGCGACTCGCTGGTGACGAAGCTGATCGCCAAGAAGGAGACGGTGGCGGCTCAGGTCTACGACCGCACCCGCTTCCGGATCATCACCAAGAGCCGGGAGGACATCCTCCCCATCCTGTATCTCCTGATACAGCGGCTGTTCCCCTTCAACTTCGTGGTTCCCGGCCAGACCGACAACTCGCTCATGCCGTTCAAGACGGTCCTGGCGGAGAACCCTCACTTCGAGCACTTCGCGGCGCAGCTCCACCTGGACAGGGATTACGAGGCCCGCGAAGACCCGGCGGCCAATCAATTCTCAGGCAATACCTACCGGGCGCTCAACTTCGTCGTGGACATGCCGCTGCGAATGGATGGCTTTCTTCCCGCGCCGGAAGAGGACAACCGTCCGCGCAAGGGGCGCATCGTCTTCACCCTGGTGGAGTTTCAGATCGTCGACGAGGAGACCTCCCTCCTCAACGAGGAGGGAGACAACGCCCACAAGCTTTACAAGCGCCGCCAGAAGCGCCGGGTCCTCCGGCGCTTGGCCAGAGGCTTGGTGGTGCCCAAGCGGAAGTAG
- the ffh gene encoding signal recognition particle protein: protein MLETVTKGFRSAKNRLAGKSELTPELVDESLRDIRVSLLEADVSFDVVKKFVSRVREKAVGEVVQTVITDKSGQKRKVSPADYFVKVCHDELEALMGPVDTSLKLKPKGQLSGIMMVGLQGSGKTTTTGKLASRLLQEGRKPLLVAADIYRPAAVDQLKVLGERLKVPVYFEPNVAPPELAVRGYAAAREQKCDVVLIDTAGRLAIDETLMTELESIKGNVHPDNILLVCDAMIGQDAVRTAAEFDRRLTLDGFILTKLDGDARGGAALSIKEVTGKPIKFLGMGESMDKLEEFRPEGLAGRILGFGDIVGLMKDFEKVVDEKRAEEDALKLLSGNFSMKDFVEQIRMVRKMGPLKDLLEKFPLFGELTEQLNPDETELTKIEAMYDSMTQKERLRPDLINASRINRIAKGSGRKPEDVRDLLQKFGMMQQVMGSIGQNPGLLGRIPGFKQLGQLSQLKNMDLSGVLGKDKMLQQAMSGMGGMGGMPLQMPQIAPGYTPPMGQAAMAKARLMGYAPPAAGKAEDRDAIKERRKREKANKKKNRKKK from the coding sequence ATGCTAGAGACCGTCACCAAGGGATTCCGTTCAGCCAAGAACCGCCTCGCGGGAAAGAGCGAGCTCACCCCCGAGCTGGTGGATGAGTCCCTCCGCGACATCCGCGTCTCGCTCCTCGAGGCGGACGTCTCCTTTGACGTGGTGAAGAAGTTCGTCTCCCGCGTCCGCGAGAAGGCCGTGGGCGAGGTGGTCCAGACGGTCATCACCGACAAGAGCGGCCAGAAGCGCAAGGTCAGCCCCGCGGACTACTTCGTCAAGGTGTGCCACGACGAGCTCGAGGCCCTCATGGGCCCCGTGGACACCAGCCTCAAGCTCAAGCCCAAAGGCCAGCTCAGCGGCATCATGATGGTGGGCCTGCAGGGCTCCGGAAAGACGACGACCACGGGCAAGCTGGCCAGCCGGCTGCTCCAGGAAGGGCGCAAGCCCCTGCTGGTCGCCGCCGACATCTACCGCCCCGCCGCCGTGGATCAGCTCAAGGTGCTCGGCGAGCGGCTCAAGGTGCCCGTGTACTTCGAGCCCAACGTGGCCCCGCCGGAGCTGGCCGTGCGCGGGTACGCCGCGGCCCGGGAGCAGAAGTGCGACGTGGTCCTCATCGACACGGCGGGCCGGCTCGCCATCGATGAGACGCTGATGACCGAGCTGGAGTCCATCAAGGGCAACGTCCACCCGGACAACATCCTGCTCGTCTGCGACGCGATGATCGGCCAGGACGCCGTGCGCACGGCGGCCGAGTTCGACCGGCGGCTGACGCTCGACGGCTTCATCCTCACGAAGCTGGACGGTGACGCGCGCGGTGGCGCGGCGCTGTCCATCAAGGAGGTAACGGGCAAGCCCATCAAGTTCCTCGGCATGGGCGAGTCGATGGACAAGCTCGAGGAGTTCCGGCCCGAGGGGCTCGCGGGCCGCATCCTGGGCTTCGGCGACATCGTCGGCCTGATGAAGGACTTCGAGAAGGTCGTCGACGAGAAGCGGGCCGAGGAGGACGCGCTCAAGCTCCTGTCGGGCAACTTCTCGATGAAGGACTTCGTCGAGCAGATCCGCATGGTGCGGAAGATGGGCCCGCTGAAGGACCTGCTGGAGAAGTTCCCCCTGTTCGGGGAGCTGACCGAGCAGCTCAATCCGGACGAGACGGAGCTCACGAAGATCGAGGCGATGTACGACTCGATGACGCAGAAGGAGCGCCTGCGTCCGGATCTGATCAATGCCAGCCGCATCAACCGCATCGCCAAGGGCAGCGGGCGCAAGCCGGAGGACGTGCGCGACCTGCTCCAGAAGTTCGGGATGATGCAGCAGGTGATGGGCTCGATTGGCCAGAACCCGGGCCTGCTGGGCCGCATCCCCGGCTTCAAGCAGCTGGGCCAGCTCTCCCAGCTCAAGAACATGGACCTGTCAGGCGTGCTCGGGAAGGACAAGATGCTGCAGCAGGCCATGAGCGGCATGGGCGGCATGGGCGGCATGCCCCTGCAGATGCCGCAGATCGCCCCCGGCTACACGCCCCCGATGGGCCAGGCCGCGATGGCCAAGGCCCGCCTGATGGGCTACGCGCCCCCCGCGGCCGGCAAGGCCGAGGACCGCGACGCCATCAAGGAGCGCCGCAAGCGCGAGAAGGCCAACAAGAAGAAGAACCGGAAGAAGAAGTAA